One genomic region from Pyrinomonadaceae bacterium encodes:
- a CDS encoding NADH-quinone oxidoreductase subunit B family protein: protein MGLENVIAEALPEVLTTRLDSLINWARKSSLWPATFGLACCAIEMMNVTSSRNDLARFGAEVFRASPRQADVMIVSGRVSRKMAPVLRRIYDQMPEPKWVISMGACATSGGVFDNYAIVQGVDKVVPVDVYIPGCPPRPEMLIHAVIMLQEKVMKESVRDRRDAQEDEAREAITPGTLPVTDGSTLDQPERIQPQPYTIASTHEKRRSF, encoded by the coding sequence ATGGGACTCGAAAATGTCATAGCCGAAGCGCTGCCTGAGGTACTGACCACGCGCCTCGATTCGCTGATCAACTGGGCGCGCAAGTCTTCGCTCTGGCCGGCGACTTTCGGCCTGGCCTGCTGTGCGATCGAGATGATGAACGTCACGAGCTCGCGGAACGACCTGGCCCGCTTTGGCGCGGAAGTCTTTCGCGCCTCGCCCAGACAAGCGGATGTAATGATCGTTTCCGGGCGCGTTTCCCGAAAGATGGCCCCGGTGCTGCGCCGAATTTACGATCAAATGCCTGAGCCAAAGTGGGTCATTTCGATGGGCGCGTGCGCGACGTCGGGCGGCGTCTTCGACAACTACGCGATCGTCCAGGGCGTAGATAAGGTTGTGCCGGTTGACGTTTACATCCCCGGTTGTCCCCCGCGGCCTGAGATGTTGATTCATGCGGTGATCATGCTCCAGGAAAAAGTGATGAAAGAGTCGGTGCGCGATCGTCGCGACGCTCAGGAAGACGAAGCGCGCGAAGCGATCACCCCCGGAACGCTGCCCGTCACCGACGGATCGACTTTAGATCAGCCCGAAAGAATTCAGCCCCAACCGTACACAATCGCTTCGACACACGAGAAGCGCCGGTCGTTTTAG
- the ndhC gene encoding NADH-quinone oxidoreductase subunit A → MSFNLADYLPVLLMFVVAAGFAVTMVGLSQLVGQRKRTRTKLMPYECGKDPVGSARERFSVKFYLIAMIFILFDIEVIFLIPWAVVFRTLSSPQYGLANLIFFEMIIFITLLAAGLVYVIKKGALDWGERARREAEAEARLLDAAVSRSKFQVSSSSKAA, encoded by the coding sequence ATGAGTTTCAATCTAGCTGACTACTTACCCGTGCTTCTCATGTTCGTCGTCGCCGCCGGTTTCGCGGTGACGATGGTGGGGCTGTCGCAGCTTGTCGGGCAGCGCAAGCGCACGCGCACAAAATTGATGCCCTATGAATGCGGCAAAGACCCGGTCGGCTCAGCCCGTGAACGCTTTTCGGTTAAGTTCTACCTGATCGCGATGATCTTCATCCTGTTCGATATTGAAGTCATCTTTCTGATTCCATGGGCGGTGGTGTTCCGCACGCTCTCATCGCCACAGTACGGACTGGCTAATCTGATTTTCTTCGAGATGATCATTTTTATCACGCTGCTTGCGGCGGGTTTGGTTTATGTGATCAAGAAGGGCGCGCTTGATTGGGGCGAGCGCGCGCGCCGCGAGGCTGAAGCGGAAGCTCGCTTATTAGATGCCGCTGTTTCACGTTCCAAGTTTCAAGTTTCAAGTTCGTCGAAAGCGGCTTAA
- the thiS gene encoding sulfur carrier protein ThiS encodes MRIQINGEPREFPQDSRSLNELIDTLALPPQRIAVEVNKTIVRRSDWPTTTVKDGDQIEIVHFVGGGCTDRI; translated from the coding sequence GTGCGTATTCAAATCAATGGCGAGCCGCGCGAATTTCCACAGGACTCTCGGTCGCTTAACGAACTGATCGATACGTTGGCGCTACCACCGCAGCGAATTGCGGTGGAAGTCAACAAGACGATTGTGCGACGAAGCGATTGGCCTACGACCACGGTGAAAGACGGAGATCAGATCGAAATTGTTCATTTCGTCGGGGGCGGATGCACAGACAGGATCTAA
- a CDS encoding RDD family protein, translating to MRVTRLNGERISFGRALLRTVVKLIPFEVNHAVMFLPVPMAGEPNPGFRPGFILVSLLMMVYLASVILTRRKQSIHDLVAGTVVVRNR from the coding sequence TTGCGCGTCACACGCTTGAATGGTGAGCGCATCAGCTTCGGGCGTGCCTTATTGCGGACGGTTGTAAAGCTTATCCCGTTTGAGGTTAATCATGCGGTGATGTTTTTACCTGTGCCGATGGCGGGCGAGCCGAACCCGGGGTTCCGCCCCGGTTTCATTCTGGTTAGCTTGCTGATGATGGTGTATTTGGCGAGCGTGATCCTGACGCGCCGCAAGCAAAGTATTCATGACCTTGTCGCAGGCACAGTGGTCGTGCGTAACAGATAA
- a CDS encoding RDD family protein: MSSPVVQNSYAGVIRRLGAYAVDAVLLFVAFGLLLGSIVGLVIYLTVGFDWMQNGWLLWAYVFTVISFPLWLYYSLFESSARQATIGMKCWACASHA; encoded by the coding sequence ATGAGCAGTCCTGTCGTCCAAAATTCATATGCGGGCGTTATTCGGCGTCTCGGGGCATATGCTGTTGATGCAGTGCTGCTTTTTGTTGCTTTCGGTCTGCTGCTCGGTTCAATTGTCGGCTTGGTGATTTATCTCACAGTTGGCTTTGACTGGATGCAGAACGGCTGGCTCTTATGGGCGTATGTTTTCACGGTCATTTCATTCCCTCTGTGGCTGTATTACTCACTCTTTGAGAGCAGCGCGCGGCAGGCGACCATCGGCATGAAGTGTTGGGCTTGCGCGTCACACGCTTGA
- a CDS encoding thiazole synthase — protein sequence MSSPARAITDQLKVAGKAFNSRLIIGTGKYRSFDEMKAAHRASGAEMVTVAVRRVPLDHSSESFLDHLDPALQILPNTAGCYSAEEAVRTARLAREALETEWIKLEVIGDQTTLFPDNEQTIEAARILVKEGFIVLPYFTDDLIVAKKLLDAGCAAVMPLAAPIGSGLGIQNPTNLRIMREQLPDATIIVDAGVGTASDATIAMELGADAVLMNTAIAEAEDSAKMAEAMKLAIEAGRLAFLSGRMSRRLYASASSPISGVVR from the coding sequence ATGTCGTCACCCGCTCGCGCAATAACCGATCAATTAAAAGTAGCAGGGAAGGCGTTCAACTCGCGTCTGATTATCGGGACGGGAAAGTACCGCAGCTTCGACGAAATGAAAGCGGCGCACCGCGCTTCGGGCGCAGAGATGGTTACGGTCGCCGTGCGCCGCGTGCCACTCGATCACAGCAGCGAATCGTTTTTGGATCATCTGGATCCGGCTTTGCAGATTCTGCCGAACACGGCCGGCTGTTACTCAGCAGAGGAAGCGGTGCGCACGGCGCGGCTGGCGCGGGAAGCGCTGGAGACTGAGTGGATCAAATTGGAAGTCATCGGCGATCAAACGACGTTGTTCCCCGATAACGAACAGACGATCGAAGCCGCTCGAATCCTGGTGAAAGAGGGATTTATTGTTCTGCCGTACTTCACCGATGATTTGATTGTGGCGAAGAAGCTACTCGATGCCGGGTGCGCAGCGGTGATGCCGTTGGCGGCACCGATTGGATCAGGCCTCGGCATTCAAAATCCTACCAACTTGCGCATCATGCGCGAACAACTGCCTGATGCGACGATCATCGTCGATGCCGGCGTCGGCACTGCCAGCGATGCGACCATTGCCATGGAGCTCGGCGCGGACGCGGTTTTGATGAACACGGCCATTGCGGAGGCCGAGGACTCAGCGAAGATGGCTGAGGCGATGAAGCTGGCGATCGAAGCGGGCAGGCTCGCCTTTCTCTCCGGCCGAATGAGCCGCCGGCTGTACGCCAGCGCGTCGAGCCCAATCAGCGGTGTGGTTCGTTAA
- a CDS encoding alkaline phosphatase family protein, translating into MAPSNSQLNRINHIVTLMMENRSFDNVLGWLYDPANKPPFDKPPREQTFDGVSGKDLWNPTPSGGKAYVGKGTVMTDPYPDPFEPYAEVYGQMYGHNPPPDEIPNPTTSPEMNGFVINYANAIKAAGAPQKGCGRLLSWLFRGNTPMDFDPGIIMNCFTPASLPVINGLANAYAVCDQWFSSVPTQTFPNRSFVHAATSSGYVTNGWKTGPHPWDIAYLLNKTKTIYNALSEANFDWRVYHGGPLLLCNALITQERLWEYLPLDHFFPFKQFLEDAKKPGGLPAYTFIEPNMLCSRKYGPENDMHPAFAVTATGAATNVLYGDELIYTIYEALRNSPDWESTLFIITFDEHGGTYDHVPTPLPWTCSPDGKVIPYGQPGGSGFLFNRFGVRVPAVVVSPLIEAGTICHTQFDHTSIIKTVANRWLPGKHLNERDKAANDLSELLTLSSPRQDAPDIKPNSPPPFNGCGAHPLSHLHADMLGAAAQFVAATSGRKIQLEALKTTDDVVTELDAHEAAVRAHLS; encoded by the coding sequence ATGGCCCCCTCAAACTCTCAACTGAACCGGATCAATCACATCGTCACCTTGATGATGGAGAACCGCTCGTTCGACAACGTGCTGGGCTGGCTGTACGACCCGGCTAACAAACCGCCGTTTGACAAGCCGCCGCGCGAACAAACCTTCGACGGAGTATCGGGCAAGGACTTGTGGAATCCGACGCCCAGCGGGGGCAAGGCCTACGTGGGCAAGGGCACGGTGATGACGGATCCTTATCCTGATCCATTCGAACCCTACGCTGAAGTTTACGGACAGATGTACGGCCACAACCCACCGCCGGACGAAATTCCCAATCCGACGACTTCACCCGAGATGAACGGTTTTGTAATCAATTACGCCAATGCAATCAAAGCTGCGGGCGCGCCGCAGAAGGGTTGCGGTCGCTTGCTGTCATGGCTGTTTCGCGGTAACACACCGATGGACTTTGATCCGGGCATCATCATGAACTGCTTCACGCCCGCGAGCCTGCCCGTGATTAACGGACTCGCGAACGCTTATGCGGTATGCGACCAGTGGTTCAGCTCAGTGCCGACACAGACTTTTCCGAATCGATCTTTCGTGCACGCGGCTACTTCTTCGGGTTACGTGACGAACGGTTGGAAGACAGGCCCACACCCCTGGGACATTGCCTATCTGCTCAACAAGACAAAGACGATCTATAACGCGTTGTCAGAGGCTAATTTCGATTGGCGGGTATATCACGGCGGACCTCTACTGCTCTGTAATGCGCTGATAACTCAGGAACGGCTTTGGGAATACTTGCCGCTCGATCACTTCTTTCCCTTCAAACAGTTTCTCGAAGACGCAAAGAAACCGGGAGGCCTGCCGGCCTACACGTTCATCGAGCCAAACATGCTGTGCAGTCGAAAGTATGGACCTGAGAATGACATGCATCCGGCGTTTGCGGTCACAGCCACTGGAGCAGCCACGAATGTGCTGTACGGCGACGAGCTGATCTACACGATTTACGAAGCGCTGCGCAACAGTCCTGACTGGGAGAGCACCCTGTTCATTATCACTTTCGATGAGCATGGAGGCACCTACGACCACGTGCCGACACCACTGCCGTGGACGTGCTCTCCGGATGGCAAAGTAATTCCGTATGGCCAGCCGGGCGGCAGTGGATTTCTTTTCAATCGATTTGGCGTGCGGGTGCCGGCCGTCGTCGTCTCGCCGCTGATCGAAGCTGGAACGATTTGCCATACTCAGTTCGATCACACTTCGATTATCAAGACGGTCGCTAACCGTTGGCTGCCGGGGAAGCACCTAAACGAGCGCGACAAAGCGGCAAACGATCTCAGCGAGCTTTTGACGCTGTCGTCTCCGCGCCAGGACGCTCCCGACATCAAGCCAAACTCACCGCCGCCATTTAATGGATGCGGCGCACATCCTTTGTCGCATCTGCATGCCGATATGCTGGGCGCTGCCGCTCAATTTGTGGCGGCCACCAGTGGACGGAAAATCCAGCTGGAGGCTTTGAAGACCACAGATGACGTGGTGACGGAACTAGACGCTCATGAAGCGGCGGTGCGAGCGCATCTTTCCTAG
- a CDS encoding Crp/Fnr family transcriptional regulator, with amino-acid sequence MSNFSHDSRSAGGELGSAALGSDSHTYPPAVELFSQGAYPANVYLVQTGIVKFTRSEANGQEILLDLRFPGSLVGSAAAISEKPHPFAAVTVTHCTLTRWGARNFVSLLDTDSGLAARVREILSDDILDHVARISQLTCLPARQRLEQLLWQFCERLGPHTSGQPSETTSKLQLPLKHYEIADLLSITPTYLCRLLNTLEQENVITRSKGWIIVREPEALRPIALS; translated from the coding sequence ATGTCGAACTTCTCCCACGATTCTCGATCGGCAGGCGGCGAGCTTGGCAGCGCTGCGCTAGGCAGCGACTCACACACTTACCCACCAGCCGTTGAACTCTTCAGCCAGGGTGCCTATCCAGCCAATGTCTATCTCGTCCAAACAGGTATCGTGAAGTTCACGCGGAGTGAAGCGAATGGCCAGGAGATTCTACTGGACCTGAGATTCCCCGGATCGTTGGTGGGCTCGGCGGCGGCGATCAGCGAAAAACCGCACCCGTTTGCGGCCGTCACGGTCACGCATTGCACCCTGACCAGGTGGGGTGCCCGAAATTTTGTTTCGCTATTAGATACCGATAGCGGCCTCGCGGCTCGCGTCAGAGAGATTCTTAGCGACGACATTCTTGATCATGTTGCGCGCATCTCGCAGCTCACATGTCTGCCCGCACGCCAACGTTTGGAGCAACTGCTTTGGCAATTCTGCGAACGGCTCGGGCCGCACACAAGCGGCCAACCATCGGAAACGACATCGAAGCTCCAATTGCCGCTGAAGCATTACGAGATCGCAGACCTGCTTTCCATTACGCCGACGTACCTTTGCCGGCTGCTGAATACACTGGAGCAGGAGAATGTCATCACGAGAAGTAAAGGCTGGATCATTGTTAGAGAGCCGGAGGCGCTGCGGCCGATTGCGCTTTCGTAG